CCCCCACCCCAAGAGTACATTAGAGCCACCCCTCCCATATCCCCCCGTATTACGGAAAAATCGACTAATTCATCTATTACAACCCAGATGACTTCATACCAATCCCCACAAACCAGCGAAGATACCACCACAACCCCTACCAGATAAATTACCCCAGAAATTAGTACTCAACGGCTACCTAAACTCTCAGGAAAGGGGTCAGCGGCAAGAGCCGCTGAATAAGCAAATACCACTAACATTCCCCCTAAATAAATTAGAAACAAGACCAAAGATAAGAAAGACCCACCATGCCAAGACAAAATCCCACACCCCATACCTGCTAAGACCACCAGCCCCAAGGCCCCAAAGAAGGGCGAAGGATTAGAAGCGATAACTACAAACCCTAAAATTATTGAAAACAGAACTAAATACATAATAAAATCCATAATTCCTACCAGGACTCTAA
This DNA window, taken from Solea senegalensis mitochondrion, complete genome, encodes the following:
- the ND6 gene encoding NADH dehydrogenase subunit 6; the protein is MDFIMYLVLFSMILGFVVIASNPSPFFGALGLVVLAGMGCGILSWHGGSFLSLVLFLIYLGGMLVVFAYSAALAADPFPESLGSRWVLISGVIYLVGVVVVSSLVCGDWYEVIWVVMDELVDFSVMRGDMGGVALMYSWGGGMLILSGGALLLTLFVVLELTRGQSRGALRSI